In a genomic window of Leisingera caerulea DSM 24564:
- a CDS encoding type 2 periplasmic-binding domain-containing protein, with protein sequence MKALAASAVLAAFCAGPLAAQSMCANCDEPIRMGVRPDVPPFIWKDSTSGHFRGFFWDICTTALTRAGYRRETVEITAGQRANLLASGNKNCTAGTACRTKQGVDLLCDPTTITLARMEAFAGPHHGAGRFVFSPILYVANGAYIQQTYPRREFRRRLGRKLRSKCPDSDQLKAIYCSKPLRLPPLSWLLRPHARELPERPKIKWPAACDAILEALDTATETSESDAPAPGGSGTGERSAWDPPQIWPEQEPSEPEFEIWGYVEGATIGSTVMKAADNANDGTIGVCAKPFASHGKAAEAFCENRIYRYFGDVDLVRAAIDGYTKISSKECNTNQKAAERGTYEPYALLLSQRRNGFPEAFNLALYSMFTDGTIGEMFDGRFGGQRRSQYLDTLFRINSIPAGKRQRFHTGGR encoded by the coding sequence ATGAAGGCCCTGGCTGCCTCTGCCGTTCTGGCCGCATTCTGCGCCGGCCCGCTCGCGGCTCAGAGCATGTGTGCAAACTGCGATGAACCGATCCGCATGGGCGTGCGTCCGGATGTTCCACCCTTCATTTGGAAAGACTCCACCAGCGGCCATTTCCGCGGATTTTTCTGGGATATCTGCACCACCGCGCTGACGCGGGCTGGTTACCGGCGCGAAACCGTCGAAATAACCGCAGGCCAACGCGCCAACCTGCTTGCATCCGGCAACAAGAACTGCACAGCGGGCACGGCCTGTCGGACCAAGCAAGGCGTCGATCTTCTGTGCGACCCGACGACCATCACGCTGGCGCGTATGGAAGCTTTCGCGGGGCCGCACCATGGCGCCGGGCGGTTTGTTTTCTCGCCCATTCTCTATGTCGCGAACGGGGCGTATATCCAGCAGACTTACCCGCGCCGTGAATTCCGCCGACGCCTGGGTCGTAAACTCCGAAGTAAATGCCCCGACAGCGACCAGCTCAAAGCGATTTACTGCAGCAAGCCGCTACGGCTTCCTCCTTTATCCTGGCTGCTTCGGCCGCATGCGCGGGAACTGCCCGAACGGCCAAAGATCAAGTGGCCTGCCGCCTGCGATGCAATTCTCGAGGCACTGGACACCGCGACCGAAACCTCAGAGTCCGATGCTCCGGCCCCCGGCGGCAGCGGCACCGGAGAACGCAGCGCCTGGGACCCACCGCAGATTTGGCCCGAGCAGGAACCCAGCGAGCCGGAATTCGAGATATGGGGATATGTGGAAGGCGCCACGATCGGCAGCACCGTCATGAAAGCAGCTGACAATGCCAATGACGGGACCATCGGTGTCTGCGCGAAGCCCTTTGCCTCGCACGGCAAGGCAGCCGAAGCGTTCTGCGAAAACCGTATCTACCGGTACTTCGGTGATGTCGACCTCGTCCGTGCGGCGATCGATGGATATACGAAGATCAGCAGCAAGGAATGCAATACCAACCAGAAAGCCGCGGAACGCGGCACGTACGAACCATACGCCTTGCTGCTGTCGCAAAGGCGCAATGGTTTTCCCGAAGCCTTCAACCTCGCGCTCTACTCCATGTTCACCGACGGCACGATCGGCGAGATGTTCGACGGGCGTTTTGGCGGGCAGCGCCGCTCGCAATACCTCGACACACTATTCAGAATTAACAGTATTCCGGCCGGTAAGCGGCAGCGATTCCACACTGGTGGAAGGTAG
- the msrQ gene encoding protein-methionine-sulfoxide reductase heme-binding subunit MsrQ, producing MGFANQLVRCLPVWPVYLLGALPGPWLFYLGLTGGLGVEPIKALEHEYGELALQLLILTLAISPLRRLLGLNLLKFRRAIGLLCFFYVLCHLLVWLVLDVQILGQILTDIAKRPYITIGMGAFVLMLPLALTSNNLSVRKLGRTWSRLHRLTYAAAVLGAVHFVMLAKGFQIEPLIYLGLVLFLLALRVPYSRWLRLPSGTPVSGRS from the coding sequence ATGGGATTTGCAAACCAGCTTGTCCGGTGCCTGCCCGTCTGGCCGGTATACCTCCTGGGCGCGCTGCCTGGCCCCTGGCTGTTCTATCTTGGCCTGACGGGCGGTCTTGGCGTTGAGCCGATCAAGGCACTGGAGCATGAATACGGGGAGTTGGCGCTGCAGCTTCTGATCCTGACGCTGGCGATTTCTCCGCTGCGCCGCCTGCTGGGCCTCAACCTTCTGAAGTTCCGCCGGGCGATCGGGCTGCTGTGCTTCTTTTATGTTCTGTGCCACCTGCTGGTCTGGCTGGTGCTGGATGTGCAGATCCTGGGCCAGATCCTCACTGACATTGCCAAGCGGCCCTATATCACCATCGGCATGGGTGCCTTTGTCCTGATGCTGCCGCTTGCGCTGACTTCCAACAACCTCTCGGTCCGCAAGCTCGGCCGGACTTGGTCCCGGCTGCACCGGCTGACCTATGCCGCGGCTGTGCTTGGTGCTGTGCACTTTGTGATGCTGGCAAAAGGGTTTCAGATCGAGCCGCTGATCTACCTCGGGCTTGTGCTTTTCCTGCTGGCGCTGCGCGTGCCGTACAGCCGCTGGCTCAGACTGCCATCCGGAACGCCGGTCTCCGGACGGAGTTAG
- a CDS encoding Arm DNA-binding domain-containing protein, protein MKTVTLLTPLILSSLKARKKEYVLHDAQCDGLALRVQPGSAKSWVRWQRDAGRGENPACHLGEL, encoded by the coding sequence ATGAAAACCGTCACCCTCCTCACCCCGCTGATCTTGTCATCTCTCAAGGCGCGCAAGAAGGAATACGTGCTTCATGATGCCCAGTGCGACGGCCTGGCCCTGCGTGTCCAGCCCGGCAGCGCCAAGTCCTGGGTCCGCTGGCAGCGGGACGCGGGACGCGGGGAAAACCCGGCGTGTCACCTTGGGGAGCTTTGA
- a CDS encoding tyrosine-type recombinase/integrase, protein MEFFLKQRRKTAMRKSALNTANARPASHRSETVHWDTEVPKLGLRQRGATSSWIVQWHADGRTRKQTLERADAIPLPQARELARTLLDGVTAGVAPDAAPTVAAFSRRYLKDLAPSWKPATQRAHAHDIEHLIIPELGSKRLNQVTQADLISWKDGLPGSAASGNRALAVLSGMMRHAELLGLQPRGSNPCKGLRRRKTSFTATYLSEAQWARPGTALRRLEVTHPREAGCFRFLALSGCRKGEALALRWDMIDGPRCALPDAKSGPRAIWLGRPVKQVLASFPRNNLYVFGEGKDPMPDHRIDRVWRKLRKSAKLSGVRLHDLRHSFASVGINAGLDLRVIGGLLGHSDLATTEGYAHLEDRTIKAASQRVGTHLEKIVKVPVSGRVRDSSIYQRFCNSRLSIGAFCDENGIDPVTFRKGLLAWRSVKRGRRARA, encoded by the coding sequence GTGGAATTTTTTCTAAAGCAGAGAAGGAAGACAGCCATGCGTAAATCCGCTCTGAACACCGCCAATGCACGTCCCGCTTCCCACCGGTCAGAGACTGTTCATTGGGACACTGAGGTTCCCAAGCTGGGCCTCCGGCAGCGCGGTGCCACAAGCTCCTGGATCGTGCAGTGGCATGCCGATGGCAGGACCCGGAAGCAGACACTCGAGCGGGCCGACGCGATCCCCCTGCCCCAGGCCCGCGAGCTGGCTAGAACGCTGCTCGACGGCGTAACTGCGGGGGTAGCTCCGGACGCCGCCCCGACGGTGGCCGCCTTCAGCCGCCGCTATCTCAAGGATCTCGCCCCGAGCTGGAAACCGGCTACACAACGTGCCCACGCACATGACATTGAACACCTCATTATTCCTGAACTGGGCAGCAAGCGGCTTAATCAGGTGACACAGGCAGATTTGATTTCTTGGAAAGATGGTCTGCCCGGCAGTGCCGCCAGCGGCAACCGCGCACTCGCCGTTTTGTCTGGCATGATGCGCCACGCGGAACTGCTTGGTCTGCAGCCGCGCGGCAGCAACCCTTGCAAGGGGCTCAGGCGCCGCAAAACAAGTTTCACGGCCACTTACCTCTCCGAGGCACAGTGGGCGCGGCCGGGAACTGCTCTGCGGCGGCTGGAGGTAACCCACCCGCGTGAGGCGGGCTGCTTCCGCTTTCTCGCCCTCTCCGGCTGCCGCAAGGGGGAAGCGCTTGCGCTGCGGTGGGACATGATCGACGGGCCGCGTTGCGCTCTGCCAGATGCCAAGTCCGGACCGCGCGCGATCTGGCTCGGGCGTCCCGTAAAACAGGTTCTTGCCTCCTTTCCGCGCAACAACCTGTACGTGTTCGGCGAGGGCAAGGACCCAATGCCGGACCACCGGATTGACAGGGTCTGGCGCAAGCTCCGGAAAAGCGCAAAACTCAGCGGAGTCCGCCTGCATGATCTGCGCCATAGCTTTGCCTCAGTTGGCATCAACGCCGGGCTGGATCTGCGCGTGATCGGCGGGTTGCTGGGCCATTCCGATCTCGCAACCACCGAAGGCTATGCGCATTTGGAGGACCGCACCATCAAGGCTGCAAGCCAGCGGGTGGGCACGCATCTGGAAAAGATCGTCAAGGTTCCCGTTTCGGGCCGCGTCCGGGACAGTTCGATTTACCAGCGCTTCTGCAATTCACGGCTCTCCATCGGCGCCTTCTGCGATGAAAACGGGATCGACCCAGTCACGTTCCGCAAAGGGCTCCTGGCTTGGCGCTCGGTGAAACGGGGCCGGAGGGCGCGAGCATGA
- a CDS encoding C1 family peptidase, which yields MPFVVPSEFIDNQGVRQDWVDLRDQPFVPSLSVLRDAVSIDRRLMEPIGETAFRRPIFGVRHQQLTQRCVGYALAALIDIQRNLQWLRRSDICEAQWSKKKAKARTDIASADMLYRMAYFHDRYPEIDSQQGGEEGIRSLRSAVKGFYHHGACLDWPESSATDDPGRWQSTCYFLRSPDNESYFPTDAQVKKAQETGLGAYFRLASVLNHYHSALNDAEAVLTTANVHDGWQNVTPDTGGVIKWPPEKGLSGCHAVVLTGYDDQGFHVLNSWGEDWGGYKGQMGIALWQYADWAQNVVDSWVLRLGVPAPRAFSVSTGEKGVKGIHAAARAGSTPCSSLAGHYMHLDDGFHVSNGSYPSFHSGWKRTRALLEERLEPKTRSGPAETLCKGVLLWIPGSAEGIKPAFDAAVLRKDRIEALGLYPYTIFWCNSFVETSMDVLRFIFDDAETQTGKGAEHLDRLIETRVRGIGRAIWREVETCAEKAVRGPAEHPGPRAAIRPLGLGYVSRFLRDLMQLKERTGCQLHLVAEGAGVMVLDEILAMVAEDGDGMFPHSKPADLFETLHLVHPAIGLPRAKHRLIPCIEAMNGELKGKTVHASSPEISGITPLIDTGAEPRARVYIPTPGLEEALHFGSYGKSLLHLVSRSFEDRHFEPQVKDGAPVTQGQPREVFGMSSLAGSDDFPPQSSIFRLNRVESPAGTGGKVAQTELMRDPAITDFIFTKIREMGEISGSSSNED from the coding sequence ATGCCCTTCGTAGTTCCCTCCGAGTTCATCGATAACCAGGGCGTACGCCAGGACTGGGTTGACCTGCGCGACCAGCCCTTTGTGCCCAGCCTGTCGGTTCTGCGCGATGCGGTCTCAATCGACAGGCGCCTGATGGAGCCTATCGGGGAGACCGCGTTCAGGCGGCCGATTTTCGGCGTGCGCCACCAGCAGTTGACCCAGCGATGCGTCGGTTACGCGCTTGCCGCGCTGATCGACATCCAGCGCAACCTGCAATGGCTCCGCCGTTCCGATATCTGCGAGGCACAATGGTCCAAGAAGAAGGCGAAGGCACGAACCGACATTGCCAGCGCCGACATGCTTTACCGCATGGCCTATTTTCACGACCGGTACCCGGAGATTGACAGCCAGCAGGGGGGGGAGGAAGGCATTCGCTCGCTTCGCTCCGCGGTTAAGGGGTTTTACCATCACGGCGCCTGCCTGGACTGGCCTGAAAGTTCGGCAACGGACGATCCTGGACGCTGGCAAAGCACTTGCTACTTCCTACGGAGCCCTGACAATGAGAGCTACTTCCCAACGGACGCGCAAGTCAAGAAAGCACAGGAAACCGGTTTGGGCGCATATTTCCGCCTCGCCTCGGTGCTCAATCACTACCATTCTGCGCTGAACGATGCCGAGGCGGTCCTGACCACCGCCAATGTCCATGACGGATGGCAAAACGTCACTCCCGACACTGGCGGTGTAATAAAATGGCCGCCGGAGAAGGGCCTGTCCGGCTGCCATGCAGTTGTTCTGACCGGGTATGACGATCAGGGCTTTCATGTCTTGAACTCCTGGGGAGAGGACTGGGGCGGATACAAGGGGCAGATGGGGATTGCCCTGTGGCAATATGCAGATTGGGCGCAGAATGTCGTGGACAGCTGGGTGCTTCGGCTCGGCGTTCCGGCCCCCCGGGCCTTTTCCGTCTCCACCGGAGAGAAAGGCGTCAAGGGAATTCATGCTGCCGCCCGGGCCGGTTCCACACCCTGCTCCTCCCTGGCTGGCCACTACATGCATCTCGATGACGGCTTCCACGTCTCCAACGGGTCCTATCCATCCTTCCATTCGGGGTGGAAGAGAACCCGCGCTCTGCTGGAGGAAAGGCTTGAACCGAAAACCAGATCGGGCCCAGCCGAAACGCTCTGCAAGGGTGTCCTGCTGTGGATTCCCGGAAGTGCCGAAGGCATCAAACCGGCATTTGACGCGGCGGTGCTTCGCAAAGACCGTATTGAGGCACTCGGGCTCTATCCCTACACGATTTTCTGGTGCAACAGCTTTGTCGAAACCTCGATGGACGTCCTTCGTTTCATCTTCGACGACGCCGAGACGCAAACCGGAAAAGGGGCCGAGCATCTTGATAGGCTGATCGAAACGCGTGTGCGGGGAATTGGCCGGGCGATCTGGCGCGAGGTGGAGACCTGCGCTGAGAAGGCCGTGCGCGGCCCGGCCGAGCACCCCGGCCCACGCGCCGCGATCCGGCCGCTTGGACTTGGCTATGTCTCCAGATTCCTTCGCGATCTGATGCAGTTGAAGGAAAGAACCGGCTGCCAGCTGCACCTTGTCGCCGAGGGCGCGGGGGTGATGGTCTTGGACGAGATCCTGGCAATGGTCGCCGAAGATGGAGATGGGATGTTCCCACACAGCAAACCGGCTGACCTGTTCGAAACACTGCACCTTGTGCATCCCGCCATCGGACTTCCCCGCGCCAAACATCGTCTGATCCCTTGTATTGAGGCGATGAACGGTGAGCTGAAGGGCAAAACTGTTCATGCCTCCAGCCCGGAAATATCCGGGATCACCCCGCTGATCGACACCGGAGCCGAGCCCCGCGCCCGCGTCTACATCCCCACACCCGGCCTGGAAGAGGCGCTGCACTTCGGCAGCTATGGGAAATCGCTGCTGCATCTGGTGTCGCGCAGCTTTGAAGACCGCCACTTCGAGCCGCAAGTGAAGGATGGCGCCCCCGTAACCCAAGGTCAGCCGCGCGAAGTATTTGGCATGAGCAGCCTGGCCGGCAGCGATGATTTCCCGCCGCAGTCTTCGATCTTCCGCCTCAACCGGGTCGAAAGCCCGGCTGGCACCGGCGGGAAAGTCGCGCAAACGGAGCTGATGCGGGATCCGGCCATCACGGATTTCATTTTCACCAAGATCCGCGAAATGGGGGAGATTTCGGGATCATCTAGCAATGAGGATTAA
- a CDS encoding tyrosine-type recombinase/integrase produces MEICEEREAFHAEKGTGQRPPAPEQRNTPTFSALCAAFLDAKRGVYANSTLFSLDCYLNTQLLPAFGRRRIARITTPDIAEWFYAYSRLRPSGANQALGHFTTILYWGQKAGHLPAGLPNPAAPLRFNRRLARGRMLSSDQLRRLAAVLYSATARQRDAADAIWLMLLTGCRSGEILRLSWDEVQKDKLVLRRTTTGPREVNLSDAAIQYLSRLRKQRRSSYVFLAQRAKKPHRTSVDHAWQTFKNLADLPAEIRLHDLRHTYA; encoded by the coding sequence ATGGAAATCTGCGAAGAACGCGAAGCCTTCCATGCGGAAAAAGGAACTGGGCAACGGCCCCCTGCCCCGGAGCAGCGCAACACACCCACCTTCTCGGCGCTCTGCGCCGCCTTCCTGGATGCCAAGCGCGGGGTCTATGCCAATTCCACGCTTTTTTCGCTGGACTGCTATCTGAATACGCAGCTTCTGCCCGCCTTTGGTCGGCGGAGAATTGCGCGGATCACAACGCCCGACATCGCCGAATGGTTCTATGCCTATTCCCGTTTGCGGCCGAGCGGGGCCAACCAGGCGCTTGGGCACTTTACGACAATTCTGTATTGGGGCCAGAAAGCAGGTCACCTTCCGGCGGGCTTGCCCAATCCGGCTGCGCCTTTGCGTTTCAACCGGCGGTTGGCGCGCGGTCGCATGCTGAGCAGCGACCAGCTCCGGCGGCTGGCGGCCGTGCTGTACTCCGCAACGGCCAGACAGCGGGACGCTGCGGACGCAATTTGGCTGATGCTGCTGACAGGCTGCCGCTCCGGTGAGATTCTGCGGTTGAGCTGGGATGAGGTCCAGAAAGACAAGCTTGTCCTCCGGCGCACCACGACGGGCCCTCGCGAGGTTAATCTCAGCGATGCCGCTATCCAGTACCTTAGCCGGCTGCGCAAACAGCGCCGGTCCAGCTACGTGTTCCTTGCTCAGCGTGCAAAAAAGCCACACCGCACGTCAGTCGATCATGCTTGGCAGACCTTCAAAAACCTGGCTGATTTGCCAGCAGAAATCCGGCTGCACGATCTCCGCCACACATACGCCTAG
- a CDS encoding D-Ala-D-Ala carboxypeptidase family metallohydrolase, protein MAKITVEQLQAKMADPTTDESELAQYFTVDEDASAAFAPRLRLNPATVQIPRTADAEQRTAALMNSANWFARLRRQVRFQNALAKGYDGPLIVSDGDSWFQYPLLLKDTIDHLLDHYAILSLGAAGDLLKRMADKQEYLRALRDTGAEILLLSGGGNDLVAGGGLAAHLEEFHPDLMPEDYLLPSFHDLLDDALTHYERMFTQVRDAFPHVTILCHGYDYPVPNRDRWLGKPMERRGIRDRGLQKSIAACMMDHFNRRLRRLAASMPHVTYIDCRGVVGDHRWHDGLHPTDEGYADVAAKFQHEISALSNARSSPPMVISGPFGTANQLSRALGAPPVIAGGKATGYSLHAGLNTVDPDHYDGWDGRLIACEADAIAMETLAAAEGFAPARLLTSDATRANVTEEIRRAARDLKAGDMFLMTVSGHGGRVPDFNLDEDHDGDQKFDETLCLYDFQLADDELYMLWSEFRAGVRVLVVADTCHSGSMIKMGGLPMPTALFGRPIAPPPGARAMPLHIEDRVWRANEAAYRSASDSYSALKECVLTNPLSTPVKASVLNLGACMDTQFAMDGPQNGAFTGALLQVWDNGRFKGNYHDLRAATEGQIGSPSQTPQLFDKLVREPDFTTHRPFTLQPRAGRPAAQGSTPPVPHSVEEQMSSAEEEGDGEERDQISAEEVEAILSAKARGAGFRDSQAALTWSGYAEFDAFISSLGLKHFSTGEFLVLGGGHNTPGGPCAGKNTYPPRHLWSNIASTARVLDQLRDRLGKPIAITNAYRGPAYNSCIGGAAGSQHMQFTALDFQVRGMAAPGVAHALRYLRDKEGLFKGGIGRYNSFTHVDTRGYNATWPKAFRDSPLASSPPLGPPGPGSLTERLAMIGALDLAPTRSRRAVSEASVFSEPVNRSHDSFDPSSALAAQQQALSAAVNASSVISFVDNLTPGHKEDVLLSTLFAQRAADAKSDPVAEREAWFTEYMRVLGLLGWVREEAPFTASETMQGSGSFEKVILSTLAQVATANQFEIVKSAIGALRGLADDDGTIKLFDFETSKTSGSNFQIGTAEASGDIINIALGAFNFTYSDSKKNILFVSWGAKELKYWLAAQNLSLSPAVYNTVRKLVASRLSEVRKAVLADISLV, encoded by the coding sequence ATGGCAAAGATCACAGTTGAACAGCTACAGGCGAAGATGGCCGACCCAACCACAGACGAAAGCGAGCTGGCGCAGTACTTCACCGTCGATGAAGACGCCTCCGCCGCCTTCGCGCCAAGACTGAGACTGAACCCCGCAACGGTCCAGATCCCCCGCACCGCCGACGCGGAACAGCGTACGGCGGCGTTGATGAATTCGGCCAACTGGTTTGCCCGCTTGCGGCGGCAGGTCCGGTTCCAGAACGCGCTCGCGAAAGGGTATGACGGGCCGTTGATCGTCTCTGACGGCGACAGCTGGTTCCAGTACCCGCTGCTGCTGAAGGACACGATCGACCACCTGCTGGACCACTACGCGATCCTGTCGCTGGGCGCTGCCGGAGACCTGCTTAAGCGGATGGCGGACAAGCAGGAATACCTGCGCGCCCTGCGCGATACCGGGGCCGAAATACTGCTGCTGTCTGGCGGTGGCAACGATCTGGTCGCAGGCGGCGGCCTCGCCGCGCACCTTGAGGAGTTCCACCCCGATCTCATGCCCGAAGACTACCTACTGCCGTCGTTCCACGATCTGCTGGACGACGCACTGACCCACTACGAGCGCATGTTCACCCAGGTCCGCGATGCTTTCCCGCATGTCACGATCCTCTGCCACGGCTACGATTATCCCGTGCCCAACCGGGACCGCTGGCTGGGCAAACCGATGGAGCGCCGCGGCATTCGCGACCGGGGCCTGCAAAAATCCATCGCCGCCTGCATGATGGACCATTTCAACCGGCGCCTACGGCGGCTAGCCGCGTCGATGCCGCATGTCACCTACATCGACTGCCGCGGGGTCGTCGGCGATCATCGCTGGCATGACGGTCTGCACCCGACAGACGAGGGGTACGCCGATGTGGCGGCGAAATTCCAGCATGAGATCAGTGCGCTCTCCAACGCACGCAGCAGCCCGCCGATGGTCATCAGCGGTCCCTTTGGCACTGCCAATCAGCTATCCCGCGCGCTTGGCGCGCCGCCAGTCATCGCCGGTGGAAAAGCAACGGGCTACTCGCTACACGCAGGTTTGAACACGGTCGACCCCGATCACTACGACGGGTGGGATGGCCGGCTGATCGCCTGCGAGGCTGATGCAATTGCGATGGAAACACTGGCAGCAGCTGAAGGTTTCGCCCCTGCCCGTCTGCTGACATCAGACGCCACGCGGGCGAACGTCACCGAGGAAATCCGCCGCGCGGCGCGGGACCTCAAGGCCGGAGACATGTTCCTGATGACGGTCTCGGGCCATGGCGGACGCGTTCCCGACTTCAACCTGGACGAGGATCACGACGGCGACCAGAAGTTCGACGAGACCCTATGCCTCTATGACTTCCAATTGGCCGACGACGAGCTTTATATGCTGTGGTCGGAGTTTCGCGCCGGTGTGCGGGTGCTGGTGGTCGCCGATACATGTCATTCTGGCTCGATGATCAAGATGGGCGGGTTGCCGATGCCAACCGCTCTCTTCGGCAGACCCATCGCACCGCCGCCCGGTGCCCGCGCCATGCCGCTGCATATCGAAGACCGCGTCTGGCGCGCCAATGAGGCCGCATACCGCAGTGCCTCCGACAGCTACTCGGCGCTAAAGGAATGCGTTCTCACCAACCCTCTGTCCACGCCGGTCAAGGCATCGGTGCTGAACCTAGGTGCCTGCATGGACACGCAATTCGCCATGGACGGGCCGCAAAATGGCGCCTTTACCGGGGCCTTGCTGCAAGTCTGGGACAACGGGCGCTTCAAAGGCAACTACCACGATCTCCGCGCCGCCACCGAAGGCCAGATCGGCAGCCCAAGCCAAACCCCGCAGTTGTTCGACAAACTGGTGCGCGAGCCCGACTTCACCACGCACCGGCCATTCACCTTGCAACCGCGCGCCGGCCGCCCGGCAGCGCAGGGCAGCACGCCTCCGGTCCCGCACTCGGTGGAAGAGCAGATGAGCTCCGCCGAAGAAGAGGGCGACGGCGAGGAGCGCGACCAGATCAGCGCGGAAGAGGTCGAGGCGATCCTTTCCGCCAAGGCCCGCGGCGCAGGTTTCCGCGACAGCCAGGCGGCGCTCACCTGGTCCGGCTACGCGGAATTCGATGCCTTCATCTCCTCCCTCGGGCTGAAGCATTTCTCAACCGGCGAGTTTCTTGTCCTGGGCGGCGGCCACAATACCCCCGGCGGACCCTGCGCGGGCAAGAACACCTATCCGCCGCGCCATCTGTGGAGCAATATTGCCTCCACCGCGCGGGTGCTCGACCAACTGCGCGACCGGCTCGGTAAGCCTATCGCCATCACCAATGCCTATCGCGGTCCGGCCTATAATTCCTGCATCGGCGGCGCCGCTGGCAGCCAGCATATGCAGTTCACGGCGCTTGACTTTCAGGTCCGGGGCATGGCGGCACCAGGCGTGGCCCATGCACTGCGTTACCTGCGCGACAAGGAAGGCCTCTTCAAGGGCGGGATCGGCCGCTACAACAGCTTCACCCATGTCGATACGCGTGGCTACAACGCCACTTGGCCGAAAGCGTTCCGGGACAGCCCCCTGGCCTCGTCACCGCCACTGGGTCCGCCGGGCCCGGGCAGCCTGACCGAGCGCCTAGCGATGATCGGCGCCCTCGACCTGGCCCCAACGCGCAGCCGGCGCGCCGTCTCGGAGGCATCGGTCTTCTCCGAACCGGTCAATCGTTCCCATGACAGTTTCGACCCGTCCTCCGCGCTGGCAGCGCAGCAACAGGCTCTGTCCGCCGCTGTCAACGCGTCCAGCGTGATCTCCTTCGTGGATAACCTCACGCCGGGGCACAAGGAGGATGTGCTGTTGTCCACCCTATTCGCACAGCGCGCCGCGGACGCCAAGTCCGATCCGGTGGCGGAGCGTGAAGCCTGGTTCACGGAATACATGCGGGTCCTCGGCCTCCTGGGATGGGTGCGCGAAGAGGCACCGTTTACCGCCAGCGAAACGATGCAAGGCAGCGGCAGCTTCGAAAAGGTCATCCTGTCAACCCTAGCGCAGGTCGCCACGGCCAACCAGTTCGAGATCGTTAAGAGCGCCATCGGCGCGCTGCGCGGGCTGGCCGACGACGACGGCACAATCAAGCTGTTCGATTTCGAAACCTCGAAAACCAGCGGCAGCAACTTCCAGATCGGCACGGCCGAAGCTTCCGGCGACATCATCAACATCGCGCTCGGCGCCTTCAACTTCACCTACAGCGACAGCAAGAAGAACATCCTCTTCGTATCCTGGGGGGCAAAAGAACTGAAGTATTGGCTGGCGGCGCAGAATTTGTCACTGAGCCCAGCGGTCTACAACACCGTTCGTAAGCTGGTAGCTTCCCGCCTCTCGGAGGTCCGGAAAGCCGTTCTGGCCGATATTTCTCTGGTCTAG
- the msrP gene encoding protein-methionine-sulfoxide reductase catalytic subunit MsrP — protein MARRWTNDLTPADATPEAVFWNRRRIMAGLAGSGLAAALGTQARAEAALPEEELAPNTWEEVTGYCNFYEFGTGKGDPSEYAERMTTEPWSVAIDGLVDNPGDYSFEQILSEMTLEERIYRFRCVEAWSMVVPWQGFELADLLTLAGVQEGAKYVAFETLYRPSEMPGTIYKVLDWPYREGLRLDEAMHPLTIMATGIFGKPLPNQNGAPLRLVVPWKYGFKSIKSVVRITLTDEEPPTSWNMANPREYGFYSNVNPEVSHPRWSQASERRIGGGLFARRQPTLMFNGYEAEVAALYEGMDLSEYF, from the coding sequence ATGGCCCGCCGCTGGACCAACGATTTAACCCCTGCAGACGCAACCCCGGAGGCCGTGTTCTGGAACCGCCGCCGGATCATGGCAGGGCTGGCAGGCAGCGGGCTGGCTGCGGCGCTGGGCACGCAGGCCCGGGCGGAAGCGGCTCTGCCGGAAGAGGAGCTGGCGCCCAACACCTGGGAAGAGGTGACCGGTTACTGCAACTTCTATGAGTTCGGAACCGGCAAGGGAGATCCGTCCGAATATGCTGAGCGGATGACCACCGAGCCCTGGAGTGTCGCGATCGACGGTTTGGTGGACAATCCGGGCGACTATTCCTTTGAACAGATCCTGAGTGAGATGACGCTTGAAGAGCGCATCTACAGGTTCCGCTGTGTTGAGGCCTGGTCGATGGTGGTGCCTTGGCAGGGGTTCGAGCTGGCTGACCTGCTGACCCTTGCGGGGGTGCAGGAGGGCGCGAAATACGTGGCCTTCGAGACTCTCTACCGCCCGTCCGAGATGCCGGGCACCATCTATAAGGTGCTGGACTGGCCCTATCGCGAGGGGCTGCGCCTGGACGAGGCGATGCACCCGCTGACGATCATGGCGACCGGCATCTTCGGCAAACCGCTGCCCAACCAGAACGGTGCGCCGCTGCGGCTGGTGGTGCCGTGGAAATACGGCTTTAAATCGATCAAGTCGGTGGTGCGCATCACCCTGACCGATGAAGAGCCCCCAACCAGCTGGAACATGGCGAACCCGCGTGAGTACGGCTTCTATAGTAATGTGAATCCGGAAGTCTCGCACCCGCGCTGGAGCCAAGCCAGCGAGCGCCGCATCGGCGGGGGGCTGTTTGCCCGCCGTCAGCCGACGCTGATGTTCAACGGATACGAGGCCGAGGTAGCCGCCCTTTATGAAGGCATGGACCTCAGCGAGTATTTCTAA